Proteins from a single region of Bombus huntii isolate Logan2020A chromosome 2, iyBomHunt1.1, whole genome shotgun sequence:
- the LOC126875963 gene encoding ATPase family AAA domain-containing protein 2-like isoform X4 encodes MTHTHIHARSCSRLIYKIMSDDDVALDSMDTEEDIFSPRNRSLGSNARRVKSLRTLRSHSNSTSHISMNNLSVRRSTRHRMQTYDNLNTSWILGTQTLKGYPMFQQHGSSSDKEMVDEVPERKRDVRERMPLRSRENHPPNKNSRHIRERTEHDRQNNRELRGRGDRDLREKTEQDKDIRDLKDRQERERTEREHKDKMETRSKSNEEKDVRTRKSDSPSRLREGPATRLGGNLSEKDVKPKVERVEADEDSSQESEKPENNDNSENEDGYEDMYTRIKRTRRTAQRQLPRGKKLTVVDSDLSESSDSPGPRKYSLRQKKPAVDRFQANVEPVRRSIKALRSVLSNSMRRRKHRSKSTSSSDSSDSEPQRYDKKKSKKARQSAIPQGGPPDRKADINPITLDTNIRFNDVGGLESHIHCLKEMVVFPMMYPDVFERFHITPPKGVLFHGPPGTGKTLIARALANECSQGSRKMSFFMRKGADCLSKWVGESERQLRLLFEQAQQMKPSIIFFDEIDGLAPVRSTKQDQIHASIVSTLLALMDGLSDRGEVIVIGATNRIDAIDPALRRPGRFDRELFFPLPAMKERLEILKIHVSKWKNPPPDQLLEVLAEKATGYCGSDLRALCTEAVLQGLRRTYPQIYITNNRLLLDPERIKVKKRDFLQASSILVPSSQRVSPCARRKLQLFMEPLLGPLLEELLNSIKGIFPQGVNSAMAKVKITKGIHRPRLLISGGNLSEGQGPHLAQALLYHMEHLPIQTLDVSTLFAESGRSPEETCVQVFNEAARNVPSIIYIRSIDQWWPLVPETVKAVFLCRIAALDPSLPILILATSDRTYQDLPTQLQSLFSELRSEVYSMKTPTAEQRSKFFRPIFMVQSLKPPKIKDDKVEVLEELPLAPDPLPKKLTEEEKKIIYEKEEVSLRELRIFLREICAKLARNRQFFMFTKPVDTEEVPDYNMIIKQPMDLETMMTKIDMHCYLCARDFLDDIDLICRNALEYNPDRDPADKLIRHRACSLRDNAYALIKAELDSDFEDKCREISKNRKIIESTSNNEVENKNQSKAEQSTSGTERTDKKDTASPSHSLIVNGRRYNNSRKRRIPAWARGYVKKVHKKKKIAFDENVTVSDNKVCLSNEATSIDLEKFQEFETEANSVLNGHVPLFDNSDSENDSQNESSKDMQGIQSNNVSDQHIDEIENMDICFTEEEKNAENSASNSSSRRGSIDELSFAIESDSSPARFEETERFLVDRNELENAWQTTVEITKDFPVEVLCDIYVQLSRCVGKYAQSYDRKSLPKELLKEVKRFEEFKTTYEKVHHVANQTDIL; translated from the exons atgacacacacacatatacacgCACGCTCGTGCAGTAGATTAATATACAAG ATAATGTCAGATGATGATGTTGCATTGGACTCAATGGATACAGAAGAAGATATCTTTTCTCCAAGAAACCGTAGCCTGGGCTCTAATGCCAGAAGGGTTAAAAGTTTGCGTACTTTACGATCACATTCAAATTCTACTTCTCATATATCTATGAATAACTTAAGTGTGCGCCGTAGCACACGTCATAGAATGCAAACATATGATAATCTTAATACTAGCTGGATTTTAG GTACACAAACATTGAAAggttatcctatgttccaacAGCATGGTTCTTCATCTGACAAAGAAATGGTGGATGAAGTTCCTGAAAGAAAACGTGATGTTAGAGAGCGCATGCCTCTTAGATCACGTGAAAATCACCCTCCAAATAAAAACTCTAGACATATTAGAGAAAGAACAGAACATGACAGACAAAATAATAGAGAACTTAGAGGAAGAGGTGATCGTGATCTTAGAGAAAAAACAGAGCAAGACAAAGATATTAGAGATCTCAAGGATAGGCAGGAAAGGGAAAGAACAGAGAGGGAACATAAAGATAAAATGGAAACCAGAAGTAAATCTAATGAGGAAAAGGATGTAAG GACAAGAAAATCTGATAGTCCAAGTAGACTTAGAGAAGGACCTGCTACAAGACTTGGTGGAAATTTAAGTGAAAAGGATGTGAAGCCTAAAGTAGAACGTGTTGAAGCTGATGAAGATAGCTCACAAGAAAGTGAGAAACCTGAAAATAACGATAATTCTGAAAATGAAGAT GGTTATGAAGATATGTATACCCGTATTAAACGAACTAGAAGGACAGCACAACGGCAATTACCAAGGGGTAAGAAACTTACAG tgGTAGATAGTGATTTAAGTGAATCTTCCGATTCCCCCGGTCCTAGAAAGTATAGTTTACGTCAGAAAAAACCAGCTGTAGATAGATTTCAAGCTAATGTAGAACCAGTTCGACGATCTATAAAGGCACTTAGAAGTGTTCTTAGTAATTCCATGAGAAGGCGTAAACATAGAAGCAAAAGTACAAGCTCTAGTGATTCCAGTGATTCAGAACCTCAACGTTATGATaagaagaaaagtaaaaaagcaaG GCAATCAGCAATACCTCAAGGTGGACCACCTGATCGTAAAGCAGATATAAATCCAATTACTTTAGATACTAATATTAGATTCAATGATGTTGGCGGCTTAGAATCACATATTCACTGCCTTAAAGAAATGGTTGTTTTTCCTATGATGTATCCAGATGTTTTTGAACGTTTTCATATTACCCCACCAAAAGGAGTATTATTTCATGGTCCACCAG gAACTGGTAAGACGTTGATAGCTAGAGCATTGGCAAATGAATGTAGTCAAGGCAGTAGAAAAATGTCGTTCTTTATGAGAAAGGGCGCAGATTGTCTATCTAAGTGGGTCGGGGAATCCGAACGCCAGTTGCGATTGTTATTTGAGCAGGCTCAACAAATGAAACCGTCCATAATATTTTTTGATGAAATAGATGGCCTTGCACCTGTTCGAAGTACGAAACAGGATCAAATCCATGCTAGTATTGTATCTACTCTTTTGGCGCTTATGGATGGCCTCAGTGATAGGGGAGAg GTAATAGTTATTGGAGCAACAAATAGAATAGATGCCATTGATCCAGCATTACGTAGGCCAGGTCGTTTCGATCGGgaattattttttcctttacCTGCTATGAAAGAAAGACTAGAGATATTGAAAATTCACGTTAGCAAGTGGAAAAATCCCCCACCTGATCAATTGTTAGAGGTATTAGCTGAAAAAGCGACAGGTTATTGTGGCTCGGACTTGAGAGCTTTATGCACTGAAGCAGTTTTGCAAGGATTGCGAAGAACTTATCcgcaaatatatataacaaataataggTTACTTTTAGATCCTGAACGAATCAAa gtGAAAAAACGGGATTTTTTACAAGCTAGTTCCATTCTTGTACCATCATCACAAAGAGTGTCACCTTGTGCTAGAAGAAAATTGCAACTTTTTATGGAACCCTTATTAGGACCTTTATTGGAAGAGTTGCTTAACTCGATAAAAGGAATATTTCCACAAGGAGTTAATTCTGCTATGGCAaa AGTGAAAATTACTAAAGGAATTCATCGTCCAAGGCTATTAATTTCCGGTGGAAATTTGTCTGAGGGTCAAGGACCACATTTAGCACAAgcattattatatcatatggAACATCTACCAATTCAAACATTAGATGTTAGCACTCTTTTTGCAGAAAGTGGACGATCGCCGGAAGAAACCTGCGTTCAG gTGTTTAATGAAGCTGCCAGGAATGTGCCGTCCATAATTTATATTCGGTCGATTGATCAGTGGTGGCCACTTGTACCTGAAACTGTAAAAGCAGTTTTTTTGTGTCGTATTGCAGCACTTGATCCTTCTTTACCCATTTTAATTTTAGCCACAAGTGATAGAACATATCAGGATCTTCCTACTCAACTTCAAAGTCTGTTTAGCGAACTTCGTAGTGAAGTTTATTCTATGAAAACACCAACAGCAGAGCAAAGATCCAAATTCTTCCGACCTATTTTCATGGTTCAGAGCTTGAAGCCACCGAAAATAAAAGATGACAAAGTAGAAGTTCTAGAGGAGCTTCCTTTAGCACCAGATCCTTTACCAAAGAAATTaacggaagaagaaaagaaaataatatatgaaaaagaagaagtttCGTTAAGAGAATTAAGAATTTTCTTGAGGGAAATTTGTGCAAAACTTGCAAGAAATAGACA ATTCTTCATGTTTACAAAACCAGTAGATACGGAAGAAGTACCAGATTATAACATGATAATAAAACAACCTATGGATTTAGAAACCATGATGACAAAAATCGATATGCATTGTTACCTTTGTGCTCGAGATTTTCTTGATGATATCGATCTCATTTGTAGAAATGCTTTGGAATATAATCCTGACAG AGATCCAGCTGACAAATTGATAAGACACCGTGCATGCTCTCTTCGTGATAATGCATACGCATTAATAAAAGCAGAATTGGATTCCGACTTTGAGGATAAATGTCGTGAGATTTCGAAGAATCGTAAAATTATTGAAAGTACGTCTAACAACGAGGTAGAAAATAAGAATCAGTCAAAAGCAGAGCAATCCACGTCTGGAACCGAACGAACAGATAAAAAAGACACTGCGAGTCCTAGTCATTCCTTGATTGTAAATGGAAGaagatataataattctaGAAAACGTAGAATACCAGCTTGGGCACGGGGCTATGTAAAGAAAgttcataaaaagaagaaaatcgcATTTGATGAAAATGTAACTGTATCTGATAACAAAGTATGTTTAAGTAATGAAGCGACAAGTATagatttagaaaaattccaaGAATTTGAAACTGAGGCAAACAGTGTTTTGAATGGTCATGTACCTCTGTTTGATAATTCTGATTCTGAAAACGATTCGCAAAATGAAAGTTCAAAAGACATGCAAGGAATTCAAAGCAATAATGTCAGTGATCAACATATtgatgaaattgaaaatatggATATATGTTTTacggaagaagagaagaatgCGGAAAATAGTGCATCTAATTCATCGTCTAGACGGGGAAGTATAGATGAATTATCGTTTGCTATTGAAAGTGATTCTAGTCCAGCCAGATTTGAGGAAACCGAAAGGTTTTTAGTAGATAGGAATGAATTGGAGAATGCATGGCAAACCACTGTTGAAATTACAAAGGATTTTCCTGTAGAAGTACTATGTGACATTTATGTGCAACTAAGTCGGTGTGTAGGAAAATATGCTCAGAGCTATGATAGAAAATCACTGCCAaag GAGTTGCTCAAGGAAGTGAAAAGATTTGAAGAGTTCAAGACAACGTACGAGAAAGTTCATCATGTCGCTAATCAAACCGACATATTATAA
- the LOC126875963 gene encoding ATPase family AAA domain-containing protein 2-like isoform X1, producing the protein MTHTHIHARSCSRLIYKIMSDDDVALDSMDTEEDIFSPRNRSLGSNARRVKSLRTLRSHSNSTSHISMNNLSVRRSTRHRMQTYDNLNTSWILGTQTLKGYPMFQQHGSSSDKEMVDEVPERKRDVRERMPLRSRENHPPNKNSRHIRERTEHDRQNNRELRGRGDRDLREKTEQDKDIRDLKDRQERERTEREHKDKMETRSKSNEEKDVRTRKSDSPSRLREGPATRLGGNLSEKDVKPKVERVEADEDSSQESEKPENNDNSENEDGYEDMYTRIKRTRRTAQRQLPRGKKLTVVDSDLSESSDSPGPRKYSLRQKKPAVDRFQANVEPVRRSIKALRSVLSNSMRRRKHRSKSTSSSDSSDSEPQRYDKKKSKKARQSAIPQGGPPDRKADINPITLDTNIRFNDVGGLESHIHCLKEMVVFPMMYPDVFERFHITPPKGVLFHGPPGTGKTLIARALANECSQGSRKMSFFMRKGADCLSKWVGESERQLRLLFEQAQQMKPSIIFFDEIDGLAPVRSTKQDQIHASIVSTLLALMDGLSDRGEVIVIGATNRIDAIDPALRRPGRFDRELFFPLPAMKERLEILKIHVSKWKNPPPDQLLEVLAEKATGYCGSDLRALCTEAVLQGLRRTYPQIYITNNRLLLDPERIKVKKRDFLQASSILVPSSQRVSPCARRKLQLFMEPLLGPLLEELLNSIKGIFPQGVNSAMAKVKITKGIHRPRLLISGGNLSEGQGPHLAQALLYHMEHLPIQTLDVSTLFAESGRSPEETCVQVFNEAARNVPSIIYIRSIDQWWPLVPETVKAVFLCRIAALDPSLPILILATSDRTYQDLPTQLQSLFSELRSEVYSMKTPTAEQRSKFFRPIFMVQSLKPPKIKDDKVEVLEELPLAPDPLPKKLTEEEKKIIYEKEEVSLRELRIFLREICAKLARNRQFFMFTKPVDTEEVPDYNMIIKQPMDLETMMTKIDMHCYLCARDFLDDIDLICRNALEYNPDSLRDRPSLGILKRDPADKLIRHRACSLRDNAYALIKAELDSDFEDKCREISKNRKIIESTSNNEVENKNQSKAEQSTSGTERTDKKDTASPSHSLIVNGRRYNNSRKRRIPAWARGYVKKVHKKKKIAFDENVTVSDNKVCLSNEATSIDLEKFQEFETEANSVLNGHVPLFDNSDSENDSQNESSKDMQGIQSNNVSDQHIDEIENMDICFTEEEKNAENSASNSSSRRGSIDELSFAIESDSSPARFEETERFLVDRNELENAWQTTVEITKDFPVEVLCDIYVQLSRCVGKYAQSYDRKSLPKELLKEVKRFEEFKTTYEKVHHVANQTDIL; encoded by the exons atgacacacacacatatacacgCACGCTCGTGCAGTAGATTAATATACAAG ATAATGTCAGATGATGATGTTGCATTGGACTCAATGGATACAGAAGAAGATATCTTTTCTCCAAGAAACCGTAGCCTGGGCTCTAATGCCAGAAGGGTTAAAAGTTTGCGTACTTTACGATCACATTCAAATTCTACTTCTCATATATCTATGAATAACTTAAGTGTGCGCCGTAGCACACGTCATAGAATGCAAACATATGATAATCTTAATACTAGCTGGATTTTAG GTACACAAACATTGAAAggttatcctatgttccaacAGCATGGTTCTTCATCTGACAAAGAAATGGTGGATGAAGTTCCTGAAAGAAAACGTGATGTTAGAGAGCGCATGCCTCTTAGATCACGTGAAAATCACCCTCCAAATAAAAACTCTAGACATATTAGAGAAAGAACAGAACATGACAGACAAAATAATAGAGAACTTAGAGGAAGAGGTGATCGTGATCTTAGAGAAAAAACAGAGCAAGACAAAGATATTAGAGATCTCAAGGATAGGCAGGAAAGGGAAAGAACAGAGAGGGAACATAAAGATAAAATGGAAACCAGAAGTAAATCTAATGAGGAAAAGGATGTAAG GACAAGAAAATCTGATAGTCCAAGTAGACTTAGAGAAGGACCTGCTACAAGACTTGGTGGAAATTTAAGTGAAAAGGATGTGAAGCCTAAAGTAGAACGTGTTGAAGCTGATGAAGATAGCTCACAAGAAAGTGAGAAACCTGAAAATAACGATAATTCTGAAAATGAAGAT GGTTATGAAGATATGTATACCCGTATTAAACGAACTAGAAGGACAGCACAACGGCAATTACCAAGGGGTAAGAAACTTACAG tgGTAGATAGTGATTTAAGTGAATCTTCCGATTCCCCCGGTCCTAGAAAGTATAGTTTACGTCAGAAAAAACCAGCTGTAGATAGATTTCAAGCTAATGTAGAACCAGTTCGACGATCTATAAAGGCACTTAGAAGTGTTCTTAGTAATTCCATGAGAAGGCGTAAACATAGAAGCAAAAGTACAAGCTCTAGTGATTCCAGTGATTCAGAACCTCAACGTTATGATaagaagaaaagtaaaaaagcaaG GCAATCAGCAATACCTCAAGGTGGACCACCTGATCGTAAAGCAGATATAAATCCAATTACTTTAGATACTAATATTAGATTCAATGATGTTGGCGGCTTAGAATCACATATTCACTGCCTTAAAGAAATGGTTGTTTTTCCTATGATGTATCCAGATGTTTTTGAACGTTTTCATATTACCCCACCAAAAGGAGTATTATTTCATGGTCCACCAG gAACTGGTAAGACGTTGATAGCTAGAGCATTGGCAAATGAATGTAGTCAAGGCAGTAGAAAAATGTCGTTCTTTATGAGAAAGGGCGCAGATTGTCTATCTAAGTGGGTCGGGGAATCCGAACGCCAGTTGCGATTGTTATTTGAGCAGGCTCAACAAATGAAACCGTCCATAATATTTTTTGATGAAATAGATGGCCTTGCACCTGTTCGAAGTACGAAACAGGATCAAATCCATGCTAGTATTGTATCTACTCTTTTGGCGCTTATGGATGGCCTCAGTGATAGGGGAGAg GTAATAGTTATTGGAGCAACAAATAGAATAGATGCCATTGATCCAGCATTACGTAGGCCAGGTCGTTTCGATCGGgaattattttttcctttacCTGCTATGAAAGAAAGACTAGAGATATTGAAAATTCACGTTAGCAAGTGGAAAAATCCCCCACCTGATCAATTGTTAGAGGTATTAGCTGAAAAAGCGACAGGTTATTGTGGCTCGGACTTGAGAGCTTTATGCACTGAAGCAGTTTTGCAAGGATTGCGAAGAACTTATCcgcaaatatatataacaaataataggTTACTTTTAGATCCTGAACGAATCAAa gtGAAAAAACGGGATTTTTTACAAGCTAGTTCCATTCTTGTACCATCATCACAAAGAGTGTCACCTTGTGCTAGAAGAAAATTGCAACTTTTTATGGAACCCTTATTAGGACCTTTATTGGAAGAGTTGCTTAACTCGATAAAAGGAATATTTCCACAAGGAGTTAATTCTGCTATGGCAaa AGTGAAAATTACTAAAGGAATTCATCGTCCAAGGCTATTAATTTCCGGTGGAAATTTGTCTGAGGGTCAAGGACCACATTTAGCACAAgcattattatatcatatggAACATCTACCAATTCAAACATTAGATGTTAGCACTCTTTTTGCAGAAAGTGGACGATCGCCGGAAGAAACCTGCGTTCAG gTGTTTAATGAAGCTGCCAGGAATGTGCCGTCCATAATTTATATTCGGTCGATTGATCAGTGGTGGCCACTTGTACCTGAAACTGTAAAAGCAGTTTTTTTGTGTCGTATTGCAGCACTTGATCCTTCTTTACCCATTTTAATTTTAGCCACAAGTGATAGAACATATCAGGATCTTCCTACTCAACTTCAAAGTCTGTTTAGCGAACTTCGTAGTGAAGTTTATTCTATGAAAACACCAACAGCAGAGCAAAGATCCAAATTCTTCCGACCTATTTTCATGGTTCAGAGCTTGAAGCCACCGAAAATAAAAGATGACAAAGTAGAAGTTCTAGAGGAGCTTCCTTTAGCACCAGATCCTTTACCAAAGAAATTaacggaagaagaaaagaaaataatatatgaaaaagaagaagtttCGTTAAGAGAATTAAGAATTTTCTTGAGGGAAATTTGTGCAAAACTTGCAAGAAATAGACA ATTCTTCATGTTTACAAAACCAGTAGATACGGAAGAAGTACCAGATTATAACATGATAATAAAACAACCTATGGATTTAGAAACCATGATGACAAAAATCGATATGCATTGTTACCTTTGTGCTCGAGATTTTCTTGATGATATCGATCTCATTTGTAGAAATGCTTTGGAATATAATCCTGACAG CTTACGTGATAGGCCTTCCCTTGGAATATTAAAGAG AGATCCAGCTGACAAATTGATAAGACACCGTGCATGCTCTCTTCGTGATAATGCATACGCATTAATAAAAGCAGAATTGGATTCCGACTTTGAGGATAAATGTCGTGAGATTTCGAAGAATCGTAAAATTATTGAAAGTACGTCTAACAACGAGGTAGAAAATAAGAATCAGTCAAAAGCAGAGCAATCCACGTCTGGAACCGAACGAACAGATAAAAAAGACACTGCGAGTCCTAGTCATTCCTTGATTGTAAATGGAAGaagatataataattctaGAAAACGTAGAATACCAGCTTGGGCACGGGGCTATGTAAAGAAAgttcataaaaagaagaaaatcgcATTTGATGAAAATGTAACTGTATCTGATAACAAAGTATGTTTAAGTAATGAAGCGACAAGTATagatttagaaaaattccaaGAATTTGAAACTGAGGCAAACAGTGTTTTGAATGGTCATGTACCTCTGTTTGATAATTCTGATTCTGAAAACGATTCGCAAAATGAAAGTTCAAAAGACATGCAAGGAATTCAAAGCAATAATGTCAGTGATCAACATATtgatgaaattgaaaatatggATATATGTTTTacggaagaagagaagaatgCGGAAAATAGTGCATCTAATTCATCGTCTAGACGGGGAAGTATAGATGAATTATCGTTTGCTATTGAAAGTGATTCTAGTCCAGCCAGATTTGAGGAAACCGAAAGGTTTTTAGTAGATAGGAATGAATTGGAGAATGCATGGCAAACCACTGTTGAAATTACAAAGGATTTTCCTGTAGAAGTACTATGTGACATTTATGTGCAACTAAGTCGGTGTGTAGGAAAATATGCTCAGAGCTATGATAGAAAATCACTGCCAaag GAGTTGCTCAAGGAAGTGAAAAGATTTGAAGAGTTCAAGACAACGTACGAGAAAGTTCATCATGTCGCTAATCAAACCGACATATTATAA